In Patescibacteria group bacterium, the DNA window ACCGGATCACTAGAAGCAAAAAAATATGTAATTGAAGAAAGTTCCTCAACGGTAGATGTTGTGGAAAAAGTCAGCCCGGCGGTAGTAAGCATTATTGCCACGCAGGATTTAAGCGATTATTACAATCAGACCGGTCCGAATGTTTATCCTTTCGATAATTTTTTTCAATTTGATTTGCCGAATGATCTCCCGAGCGGAAAGCAGGAGGTAAGTAGCGGTACGGGATTTATTATTTCAGCGGACGGAATGATCGTTACCAATAAACATGTGGTGTCAATCGAAAATGCCGAATACTCCGTACTGACCAACGACGGAAAAAGTTATGCTGCAACAGTCGTATCAATTGATCCGCTGAACGATATCGCCATCTTGGATATTGAAGCAGCCGGTTTAACAGCGGCTGAGCTGGGTGATTCTGATGTGCTTCAAATCGGGCAGACAGTTATCGCTATCGGAAATTCGCTCGGAGAATATAGCAACACAGTAACCCGCGGTGTAATCAGCGGAATTGACCGTACGATAACCGCCAGCGGACAGAGCGGGACGGAGACATTGGAAGGTGTGATTCAAACAGATGCATCAATTAATCCCGGTAACTCCGGCGGTCCGCTTTTAAACCTTGAAGGTCAGGTGATCGGCATGAATACCGCTATCGACAGCCAGGGAGAATCGATCGGATTTGCCATACCGGTTAATGAAACAAAAACCGTCGTTGCCAGTGTGCAAAAATATGGAAAAATCGTCAGGCCGGTTCTGGGTATCCGTTATATTCCCGTGACACCGGCAATCGCTGAAAAAAACAGTCTGCCAGTTGAGGCAGGTGCTCTGATCACTAAGGGAAGAACTGATGAAGATCTGGCAATAATTGCCGGCAGTCCCGCAGAAAAGGCCGGTTTAAAGGAGAACGATATTATCCTCTCCATTAACGGCGAGCTTATCGACGGAAATAACAGTCTGGCAAGGATTATCAGAAAATTCCTGCCCGGTGAATCAGTCGTATTAAAAGTAATGCGCGATAATAATGAAATAACAATTGATGCGGTCTTAGAAGAATATTCAAAGGAATAATATGCGAGAGTTGATCGAACAAATAAAAGAATTAAGGAAAAAAATTTCCGGCATCTGGGGGTTTCTTTGACCTTGAGCAATTAAAAACAGAAATCAAAATACTGGAATTGGAGATGAACCAGTCTGATTTTTGGAACAATCCAGATAATGCCAGAGATGTCAGCCAAAAAGCTGATGAGCTTCAAAAAGAGGTTCAAAGATGGGAGACACTTAAGCGGGAGACCGATGATATTTTGGAAATAGCTAAAATCGATGAAGCGGACCAGGATGTGAATCTGCGGGAAGAAGTAGAAAAGAAATACAAGACACTGCTTGAGCAATATGAAGATTACGAATTCTTTACTTTGATGAGTGGAGAGTATGACCGCAAGGACGTGATTTTGACGTTCCATGCCGGATCAGGCGGAAATGATGCGCAAGACTGGTCAGAGATGCTCCTTCGGATGTATCTGCGTTTTGCTGAGCGGAAAGGGTATTCTGCAAAAATCATCCAGGAAAGCAAAGGTCAGGAAGCCGGATTGAAAAGCGCCACAGTTATAATCAAAGGTTTATGGGCTTACGGGTATTTAAAGTCGGAAGCGGGTGTTCATCGTTTAGTCCGGATTTCCCCCTTTGATGCGGAAAAAATGCGTCATACGTCTTTTGCGCTGGTAGAAGTAATTCCTGATCTGGGCGACGTCAGCGAGATTGAAATCAAAGATGAGGAATTAAGAATAGATACATACCGTTCATCGGGAAACGGCGGACAAAGCGTCAATACTACCGACTCCGCTGTACGTATCACCCATTTACCTACCGGTTTGGCAGTTGCCTGTCAAAATGAACGTTCACAGATGCAGAACAGGGAATTTGCATTAAAAATACTTAAAAATAAACTTTTCCAGTTAAGGCTGAAGGAGCGGAAAGCAGAGTCAGATAAATTGAAAGGAGAAACATTATCCGCGGAATGGGGAAATCAGATCAGGTCATATGTACTGCATCCTTATAAAATGGTAAAAGATCATAGAACAAAATATGAAACGGTAGAACCGGAGCGAGTATTAAACGGAGAGTTGGAGGGGTTTGTCGAAGCATATCTACGGATGGAATCGGGTAATAAAAATTAGCAATTTACTAAATAACCAAGGAAAAATATATGTGCGGAATTGTGGGTTATATAGGGAATAAGCCAGCCAGATCAATTTTAATGGACGGTTTAAAAAAGCTCGAATACCGAGGCTATGATTCAGCCGGAATTGCCATATTTGAAGATGGAAAAATCCAGCTGGAAAAGAAAAAGGGGAAAGTTGCCGTTCTGGAAAACGCATTAAACGATAAGGTATGGAACGGCACAGTCGGCATATCACATACGCGCTGGGCGACGCACGGCAAGCCGTCATCAGTTAATGCGCATCCGCACACGGACTGCAAGGAAAAAATTGCCATTGTGCATAATGGAATCATCGAAAACTATCTGCAATTAAAAAAGTGGTTATCCGAAAAAGGACA includes these proteins:
- a CDS encoding trypsin-like peptidase domain-containing protein; its protein translation is MNKERSQNNNRNTIIIAVVLSFFVGGSSGILFGMLGGSIVRNNDSLSNLTGSLEAKKYVIEESSSTVDVVEKVSPAVVSIIATQDLSDYYNQTGPNVYPFDNFFQFDLPNDLPSGKQEVSSGTGFIISADGMIVTNKHVVSIENAEYSVLTNDGKSYAATVVSIDPLNDIAILDIEAAGLTAAELGDSDVLQIGQTVIAIGNSLGEYSNTVTRGVISGIDRTITASGQSGTETLEGVIQTDASINPGNSGGPLLNLEGQVIGMNTAIDSQGESIGFAIPVNETKTVVASVQKYGKIVRPVLGIRYIPVTPAIAEKNSLPVEAGALITKGRTDEDLAIIAGSPAEKAGLKENDIILSINGELIDGNNSLARIIRKFLPGESVVLKVMRDNNEITIDAVLEEYSKE